tgcaAAAAGTATAATTCATAAGTGTACAGCCCGATGAATTATCCAAAATGGGCATACCCATGTAAACACCACACAcgtcaagaaatagaactttaCTAGCACCCCAGAAACTCTCCTGCCTTCCCAAATAttacctcctcttcctcctcaaagGGAATCACTACCTTTCTCACCATACATTGGTTTTGCCTGTCTTTTTTTATCTAATGGAATCAGACAGTAGGCACCCTTTTGTGACATGAAGACTTTTTGTAGTTAGAGCTGCCCTATCCAAAGATAAAGAGGACTGAGGACTCTATCTGGAGAAAGTGCAAACCCCCGCCCGCCCTCCCCGGAGTATGTAAGCACAGGACAAGTCTCTCAAGTATCAGATAAGGATCGGGACTGTCCAATCCTGAGATTCTTCGGTTCCATGGTCAGTTGTCTAAAGAGGTATATCTAATTACCCTTGTATTAATAACTTGTGGGACACATTATAAAAAGAAGCATTTTCATCCATCATAGGAAAATATGGATAATACctaatgctggggagggtgtggagaaaaggacacTTCCATTTACTATTGTGGAAGTATGTGATATAATAATTCCGAGGGCAATTAGCTAATACctaccaaatttttaaatgttcatactTTTTGGCCAGCAAACCCACGTCTTGAAATCCATCCTCCAGAAATACTTGCAGCAACCCTGTACTGTGCCTCAAtctcctcatttctaaaatggggacaatagggacttccctggtagtccagtggttaagactctcggcttccaatgcagggggcactggttccaaatccctggttggggaactaagttcTTGCATGCGGCATGGcccggtcaaaaaaaaaaaaaaaaagggatagtAGCACCTCAGTGGGTtgatgtaaagattaaatgagcgcccctcccacccccgcccttcGCACGCacaaacagtgcctggtacacactCGCCTTTGTTTTAGAACATTGGGACTGTTTACTTGACGTTTTCCCAGAAGACCAATAAATCTCCAAATCTCTAATTTACTCCTACCAAACACAGCCCTCAGGGAAATGAAACTGGATTCGTGTTTGTCTGCGTGTGATCTCTGGgaggcttgttaaaatgcagattttcggGCTCACCCTAAGCCCACAGAACAGAATTACCGCTGACGCACCCCGATTCAGGACTTTAATAAGTTTCCCACGTGTCTCACGTTATCCAACCTCCCAGATGCCCTTTGCTGAAGGCCGGTGAAGCCCGCCTACCAGAGGGCGGcgctcctccccagccctccagcctccGGCTCCCGGAAGGGCGGCTCTGTCCGCCGTCGGCGCCGCACTCGCCTCTCCTCTTCCGCTTCCGGTGTCCCCCACAGCCAtggctgccgccgccgccgccgccggccctgGGGTGCCGCTGTCCCCGGACGAATTGCTTCCGAAAGGCGATGCCGAGAAGcctgaggaggagctggaggaggaagacGACGAGGAGGTACTGGGCGCCGCGGGGCGGGCTGGGAGGGTGCGGGCGGGGAGCGGGGGTGAGGGCTCTGCGTGCTGCAGGAGCGGGACGAAGGCGCGTCGCGGCGCCTGGAGAGGTCCGAGCAGAGGCGTCTCCGGGAGGCGGGGTGAGGCCCCGCTGGGGCCGGGGTGCCCCAGCTCCAGGGGACCGGCATGTCCTGGCGTCGGGGGGTGGTTACCGCTGCTCTTCGGCCCATATCCGCGCCTCCTCCACCACAGTTAGATGAGACTCTGTCGGAGAGACTGTGGGGTCTGACGGAGATGTTCCCGGAGAGAGTCCGGTCCGCGGCTGGAGCCACTTTTGATCTCTCCCTCTTCGTGGCTCAAAAAATGTACAGGTAAGGGACGAGGGCAAAGACATTGGGGTGTGCCTGGGGTGACTGAGGTGCCCTGAATGAACACGGGCTTTGGGAGCAGCAGACCTGGGTTGGAGGGCAGCCCGCCAGCTAGAtcactgagtgaccttggacTGATGCTACTTTAACCTTTCTTGGTCTCtatttcctcgtctgtaaagtgAGGATTCTTATTGGGCAGGGTCGTTGTGAGGATCATCTCAGATTATGTGATGTAATTGATGTGTAAATAGCACTGTGAGAACTCAGGAGAATGTTCAGACTGCTCTCACTAGATGCACCGTCCCTGGAACTGCTCCTCCTGTTTCCGGTAGGAGTACAGAGCAGGAGTTGGGTAGAACACGCTTACCAAAAACATTGGAGCGTGCAGGGTGAGAGATTTGGTTACTGGTGAGTTCTCGGTGAAGCTGCGTGTTTTTGTCTTGCCATCATGCTCCCGCTCCCGCCGCAGGTTTTCCAGGGCAGCCTTGTGGATTGGAACCACTTCCTTCATGATCCTGGTGCTTCCGGTCGTCTTTGAGACCGAGAAGCTGCAGatggagcagcagcagcagctgcagcagcggCAGGTGAGCCCGGACCCTGGGCTTTTTGCCAGTAGTGGAGACGCAGGGTGTTTATCCCTCCAGCACCTATAGGTAGGGCGGGTAACGTGCCGGTAGGGATTGGGATACGACCCGCACTCTTTTCGGTGCCTGACTGCGCCCTCAGCGTTGTTTTCGTAGACCTTGTCTGCCTGGACAGGTAT
The genomic region above belongs to Balaenoptera musculus isolate JJ_BM4_2016_0621 chromosome 10, mBalMus1.pri.v3, whole genome shotgun sequence and contains:
- the TOMM22 gene encoding mitochondrial import receptor subunit TOM22 homolog, producing the protein MAAAAAAAGPGVPLSPDELLPKGDAEKPEEELEEEDDEELDETLSERLWGLTEMFPERVRSAAGATFDLSLFVAQKMYRFSRAALWIGTTSFMILVLPVVFETEKLQMEQQQQLQQRQILLGPNTGLSGGMPGALPSLPGKI